The following are from one region of the Stenotrophomonas lactitubi genome:
- the flhB gene encoding flagellar biosynthesis protein FlhB, with protein sequence MSENESAGEKTEQPTEKRLRDAREQGNLPRSRELGTAAVFGAGVIAVMAMSGSMASGASAWMRHALSPEQSLRQHPKALFGHFGDLLLQLMWVIAPLVLVCLLASFLAPVVMGGLRWSAKAMMPDINRMNPMSGLKRLYGPEAVAEFIKSLLRVAFVGVAAGMVVWTSFNTLRGLIHQPLETAIGDGLGFTLRLLLATAGAMLVLAAIDAPYQRWNWMRKLKMTREELRREMKESEGSPEVKGRIRQLQQQMANRRMMEAVPTADVVVVNPTHYAVALKYEGGAMNAPTVVALGVDETALRIREVADGNKVAIVSAPPLARALYREGQLGKEIPVRLYSAVAQVLSYVYQLRSWRTGPMPSTPHIQVDEFGNGGRP encoded by the coding sequence ATGTCCGAGAACGAATCCGCCGGCGAAAAAACCGAACAACCGACAGAAAAACGCCTGCGCGACGCCCGCGAACAGGGCAACCTGCCACGCTCGCGTGAACTGGGCACGGCCGCCGTGTTCGGCGCCGGGGTGATCGCAGTGATGGCCATGAGCGGCTCGATGGCCAGCGGCGCCAGCGCCTGGATGCGCCATGCGCTCAGCCCCGAACAGAGCCTGCGCCAGCACCCCAAGGCCCTGTTCGGCCACTTCGGCGACCTGCTGCTGCAGCTGATGTGGGTGATCGCGCCGCTGGTGCTGGTCTGCCTGCTGGCCAGTTTCCTGGCGCCGGTGGTGATGGGCGGCCTGCGCTGGTCGGCCAAGGCGATGATGCCCGACATCAACCGCATGAACCCGATGAGCGGGCTCAAGCGCCTGTACGGCCCCGAAGCCGTCGCCGAGTTCATCAAGTCGTTGCTGCGCGTAGCCTTCGTCGGCGTCGCCGCCGGCATGGTCGTGTGGACCAGTTTCAACACCCTGCGCGGGCTGATCCACCAGCCACTGGAAACCGCCATCGGCGACGGCCTGGGCTTCACCCTGCGGCTGCTGCTGGCCACCGCCGGAGCGATGCTGGTGCTGGCCGCCATCGACGCGCCGTACCAGCGCTGGAATTGGATGCGCAAGCTGAAGATGACCCGCGAAGAACTGCGCCGGGAGATGAAGGAGAGTGAAGGCAGCCCGGAAGTGAAGGGCCGCATCCGCCAGCTGCAGCAGCAGATGGCCAACCGCCGGATGATGGAGGCGGTCCCCACCGCCGACGTGGTGGTGGTCAACCCGACCCACTATGCGGTGGCCTTGAAGTACGAAGGTGGGGCCATGAATGCGCCCACCGTGGTCGCCCTGGGCGTGGATGAAACCGCCCTGCGCATCCGTGAAGTGGCCGACGGCAACAAGGTCGCCATCGTCTCTGCCCCGCCTTTGGCACGCGCCTTGTATCGGGAAGGCCAACTCGGCAAGGAAATCCCCGTGAGACTGTATTCAGCCGTCGCCCAGGTCCTCTCTTACGTCTACCAGCTGCGCAGCTGGCGGACCGGCCCGATGCCGTCCACGCCACACATCCAGGTTGATGAGTTCGGCAACGGGGGCCGTCCATGA
- a CDS encoding flagellar biosynthetic protein FliQ gives MSPELALTELRGGLITVLWVAGPLLLTVLVVGVVVGVVQAATQLNEPTIAFVAKAAALTAVLFALGSLLIGHLVEFTTLLFQRIPHLIG, from the coding sequence ATGTCTCCCGAACTTGCCCTGACCGAACTGCGTGGCGGCCTGATCACCGTGCTCTGGGTAGCCGGCCCGCTGCTGCTGACCGTCCTGGTGGTCGGCGTGGTGGTGGGCGTGGTGCAGGCCGCGACCCAGCTCAACGAGCCGACCATCGCCTTCGTTGCCAAGGCTGCAGCGCTCACTGCGGTGTTGTTCGCACTGGGCAGCCTGCTGATCGGCCATCTGGTCGAATTCACCACGCTGCTGTTCCAGCGCATTCCGCACCTGATCGGCTAG
- a CDS encoding putative bifunctional diguanylate cyclase/phosphodiesterase, with translation MLVGTYNPWLVATSLLVAVMASYTALAMAGRTVTAPGKGATWWWRLGGGFAMGLGIWSMHFIGMLAFDLPIPLGYDLPITLLSLALAIGSSVFALWLVSLRTLPHPRLAGGALLMGSGIASMHYVGMAAMRMQPGIDYQPVWLLLSLLVAVAASWTALYVAFRLRAQHTRIGDRLAAAGLLGLAIVGMHYTGMAAARFPEGSICGAAVGDGLQNNWLAMLVVVLTVAILAVVLVVSWLDQRVEAQLLRLRNSLLSTSLTDAQQELTQAALHDPLTRLPNRLLLQRRIVQALAEAEQGGSRFAVMFMDLDGFKQVNDAYGHQAGDALLVAVAERTRQLLRPHDLLARLGGDEFVLVVRIEHDEDLPTLARRILQAVGSGPLLPDNELQVTASIGIAICPDHAASERQLMAFADAAMYQAKESGRNAFVLFADWMNDSAEQQFRLLADLRRAIGSEQLFLHYQPKIRVATQKVAGAEALIRWRHPEQGLIPPDRFIRLAERSGAINEIGRWALDQACQQLRHWHDAGHDSWTMSVNLSPVQFSSPHLLQDVREVIERYAIAPRNLVLEITESTVMRDTDTSLRLLQSFSALGVGISIDDFGTGYSSLLYLKRLPATEIKIDHAFVRDLEHSAEDVVIVSAIVALGHALDMDIVAEGVETAAQRAYLERLGCDYLQGFLLGRPVDAARFMQLHDLPRPRVELAQSPQDQPPG, from the coding sequence ATGCTGGTAGGCACGTACAACCCGTGGCTGGTGGCGACCTCATTGCTGGTTGCAGTGATGGCGTCCTATACCGCGCTGGCGATGGCCGGGCGCACCGTCACCGCGCCTGGCAAGGGCGCGACCTGGTGGTGGCGCCTCGGCGGCGGCTTTGCGATGGGGCTGGGCATCTGGTCGATGCACTTCATCGGCATGCTCGCCTTCGACCTGCCCATTCCGCTGGGCTACGACCTGCCCATCACCCTGCTGTCGCTGGCACTGGCGATCGGCTCGTCGGTGTTCGCGCTCTGGCTGGTGTCGCTGCGTACCCTGCCCCATCCACGCCTGGCCGGTGGCGCGTTGCTGATGGGCAGCGGCATCGCCAGCATGCATTACGTGGGCATGGCCGCGATGCGCATGCAACCTGGCATCGATTATCAGCCGGTGTGGCTGCTGCTGTCGCTGCTGGTTGCGGTGGCCGCGTCGTGGACCGCGCTGTATGTGGCCTTCCGCCTGCGCGCGCAGCACACCCGCATCGGCGACCGCCTGGCTGCCGCCGGCCTGCTCGGCCTGGCCATCGTCGGCATGCACTACACCGGCATGGCCGCCGCCCGTTTCCCCGAAGGCAGCATCTGCGGCGCCGCAGTGGGCGATGGCCTGCAGAACAACTGGCTGGCGATGCTGGTGGTGGTGCTGACCGTGGCGATCCTGGCGGTGGTGCTGGTGGTGTCCTGGCTGGACCAGCGGGTGGAGGCACAGCTGTTGCGCCTGCGCAATTCGCTGCTCAGCACCTCGTTGACCGACGCCCAGCAGGAACTGACCCAGGCCGCGCTGCACGACCCGCTCACCCGCCTGCCGAACCGGCTGCTGCTGCAGCGGCGCATCGTGCAGGCACTGGCCGAGGCCGAACAGGGCGGCAGCCGCTTCGCGGTGATGTTCATGGACCTGGATGGCTTCAAGCAGGTCAATGATGCCTATGGCCACCAGGCCGGCGACGCGCTGCTGGTGGCGGTGGCCGAACGCACCCGCCAGCTGCTGCGCCCACACGATCTGCTGGCACGGCTGGGCGGCGACGAATTCGTGCTGGTGGTGCGCATCGAGCACGACGAGGACCTGCCGACCCTGGCCCGGCGCATCCTGCAGGCGGTGGGCAGCGGCCCGCTGCTGCCGGACAACGAACTGCAGGTGACCGCCAGCATCGGCATCGCGATCTGCCCCGACCACGCCGCCAGCGAACGCCAGCTGATGGCCTTCGCCGACGCAGCCATGTACCAGGCCAAGGAGTCGGGCCGCAATGCGTTCGTGCTGTTCGCCGACTGGATGAACGACAGCGCCGAGCAGCAGTTCCGCCTGCTGGCCGACCTGCGCCGGGCGATCGGCAGCGAGCAGCTGTTCCTGCATTACCAGCCGAAGATCCGCGTGGCCACGCAGAAGGTGGCTGGCGCCGAAGCGCTGATCCGCTGGCGCCACCCGGAACAGGGCCTGATTCCGCCGGACCGCTTCATCCGCCTGGCCGAGCGCAGCGGTGCGATCAACGAGATCGGCCGCTGGGCGCTGGACCAGGCCTGCCAGCAGCTGCGGCACTGGCACGATGCCGGCCACGACAGCTGGACGATGTCGGTGAACCTGTCACCGGTGCAGTTCAGTTCGCCACACCTGCTGCAGGACGTACGCGAGGTGATCGAGCGCTACGCGATCGCCCCGCGCAACCTGGTGCTGGAGATCACCGAAAGCACGGTGATGCGCGATACCGATACCAGCCTACGCCTGCTGCAGAGCTTCTCCGCCCTGGGCGTGGGCATCTCGATCGATGATTTCGGCACCGGTTACTCCAGCCTGCTGTACCTGAAACGCCTGCCGGCCACCGAGATCAAGATCGACCATGCATTCGTGCGCGACCTCGAACACAGCGCCGAAGACGTGGTGATCGTGTCGGCCATCGTTGCGCTGGGCCACGCGCTGGACATGGATATCGTCGCCGAAGGTGTAGAGACCGCAGCGCAGCGCGCCTACCTGGAGCGCCTGGGCTGCGACTACCTGCAGGGCTTCCTGCTGGGCCGGCCGGTGGACGCCGCCCGCTTCATGCAGCTGCACGACCTGCCGCGGCCACGGGTGGAACTGGCGCAGAGCCCGCAGGACCAGCCCCCGGGGTAG
- a CDS encoding RNA polymerase sigma factor FliA, whose protein sequence is MKGAAQYREVQRTAANEVIAQHSDLVRRIAHHLAARLPASVEVDDLIQAGMMGLIEASRSYDADQGASFETYASIRIRGSMIDEIRRGDWVPRSVHRRARDAAATIRRLEQSTGRAASATEVAAAMEMPLPEYLRLMEDASRGQVLSLESRIEDQGELDTVAQGGPTPQQVLERGEFGRELGNAIGHLPEREQLVLSLYYEQELNLKEIGAVLGVSESRVCQIHGQAVLRLRGRLKIFEAADAGLES, encoded by the coding sequence ATGAAAGGCGCCGCCCAGTACAGAGAGGTCCAGCGCACGGCGGCCAATGAGGTCATCGCCCAGCACTCGGACCTGGTGCGGCGCATCGCCCACCATCTGGCCGCGCGCCTGCCGGCCAGCGTTGAAGTGGACGACCTGATCCAGGCCGGCATGATGGGCCTGATCGAAGCGTCGCGCAGCTACGACGCCGACCAGGGCGCCTCGTTCGAGACCTACGCCTCGATCCGCATCCGCGGCTCGATGATCGATGAGATCCGTCGTGGCGACTGGGTGCCGCGTTCGGTGCACCGCCGTGCCCGCGATGCTGCTGCCACCATCCGCCGCCTGGAGCAGAGCACCGGCCGCGCCGCCAGCGCCACCGAAGTGGCCGCTGCGATGGAGATGCCGCTGCCCGAGTACCTGCGCCTGATGGAGGACGCCTCGCGCGGGCAGGTGCTGAGCCTGGAATCACGCATTGAAGACCAGGGCGAGCTGGACACCGTCGCCCAGGGCGGCCCGACCCCGCAGCAGGTACTGGAACGCGGCGAGTTCGGCCGCGAGCTGGGCAATGCCATCGGCCACCTGCCCGAGCGCGAACAGCTGGTGCTGTCGCTCTACTACGAGCAGGAGCTGAATTTGAAGGAGATCGGCGCAGTGCTCGGCGTGAGCGAGTCGCGGGTCTGCCAGATCCACGGCCAGGCGGTCCTGCGCCTGCGTGGCCGACTGAAGATTTTCGAGGCGGCCGACGCCGGCCTCGAGAGCTGA
- the flhA gene encoding flagellar biosynthesis protein FlhA gives MSAQASSFNTRRALEMIRQGLGAPLIVLALLAMVVVPLAAPVLDALFTFNIAISLMVLLAVVYVKRPLDFTIFPIVLLITTMLRLALNVASTRVILLNGQNGHEAAGKVIAAFGEFVIGGNYAVGIVVFAILTIINFVVITKGAGRVSEVTARFILDAMPGKQMAIDADLNAGLLTREEAKLRREEVREEADFYGAMDGASKFIRGDAIAGILILFINMLGGLAVGVLQHGMPFGEAAATYTLLSIGDGLVAQLPALLVSSAVAMLVTRASRSQDMAQAMTGQVFGQYRALAITAGILGVVGLVPGMPNVAFLTLAAILGFIAWKVYRKGLAPAQADTAAGETNALNALGRPAAPAPTAELSWDELRPVDPLGLEVGYRLISLVDSNQGGELMPRIKGVRRKLTQDVGFLIPSVHIRDNLELPANGYRVLVHGVPVATAEIHPDRELALDPGSALGPLEGIAGKDPAFGLDATWIQPHQRAQAETLGYTVVDPATVVATHLSHLIREHAPELLGHEEVQHLLANLAKSAPKLVEDLTPKALPLSAVVRVLQNLLVERIPIRQLRKIAEALVEHAPHSQDPATLTAAVRTALGRFIVQEIAGMSAELPVFTLNPQLERVLQESTQGNGAALEPGLAERLHQSLAECVSKQEARNEPAVVLVPGPVRAALARLVRHSVPSLSVLAYSEVPEDKRLKLVGTIS, from the coding sequence ATGAGCGCCCAGGCCTCCAGCTTCAATACCCGCCGCGCGCTTGAGATGATCCGCCAGGGTCTGGGCGCGCCGCTGATCGTGCTGGCCCTGCTGGCCATGGTCGTGGTGCCGCTGGCCGCGCCGGTGCTCGATGCGTTGTTCACTTTCAACATCGCCATCTCGTTGATGGTGCTGCTGGCGGTGGTCTACGTGAAGCGCCCGCTGGACTTCACCATCTTCCCGATCGTGCTGCTGATCACCACCATGCTGCGGCTGGCGCTGAACGTGGCCTCGACCCGCGTGATCCTGCTCAACGGCCAGAACGGCCACGAAGCGGCCGGCAAGGTGATCGCCGCGTTCGGTGAATTCGTGATCGGCGGCAACTACGCCGTCGGCATCGTGGTGTTCGCGATCCTGACCATCATCAATTTCGTGGTCATCACCAAGGGCGCCGGCCGCGTCTCGGAAGTGACCGCGCGCTTCATCCTCGATGCCATGCCCGGCAAGCAGATGGCGATCGACGCCGATCTCAACGCCGGTTTGCTGACGCGCGAGGAAGCCAAGCTGCGCCGCGAAGAGGTCCGCGAGGAAGCCGACTTCTACGGCGCAATGGACGGTGCCAGCAAGTTCATCCGCGGCGATGCGATCGCCGGCATCCTGATCCTGTTCATCAACATGCTGGGCGGCCTGGCCGTGGGCGTGCTGCAGCATGGCATGCCGTTCGGCGAGGCCGCGGCCACCTATACCCTGCTGTCGATCGGTGACGGCCTGGTGGCGCAGCTGCCGGCGCTGCTGGTCTCCAGTGCGGTGGCGATGCTGGTTACCCGTGCCTCGCGTTCGCAGGACATGGCACAGGCAATGACCGGCCAGGTGTTCGGCCAGTACCGTGCGCTGGCGATCACCGCCGGCATCCTCGGCGTGGTCGGCCTGGTGCCGGGCATGCCCAACGTCGCTTTCCTGACGCTGGCCGCGATCCTCGGCTTCATCGCCTGGAAGGTGTACCGCAAGGGCCTGGCGCCGGCGCAGGCCGACACCGCGGCAGGCGAAACCAACGCACTGAACGCGCTGGGCCGCCCCGCCGCCCCCGCGCCCACGGCGGAACTGAGCTGGGATGAACTGCGCCCGGTCGATCCGCTGGGCCTGGAAGTCGGCTATCGATTGATCTCACTGGTGGACAGCAACCAGGGCGGCGAACTGATGCCGCGTATCAAGGGCGTGCGCCGCAAGCTCACCCAGGACGTCGGCTTCCTGATTCCGTCGGTACACATCCGCGACAACCTGGAACTGCCGGCCAACGGCTACCGGGTCCTGGTGCATGGCGTGCCGGTGGCCACCGCAGAAATCCATCCCGACCGCGAACTGGCACTGGACCCCGGCAGTGCGCTCGGTCCGCTGGAAGGCATCGCCGGCAAGGACCCCGCCTTCGGCCTGGATGCGACCTGGATCCAGCCGCACCAGCGCGCCCAGGCAGAAACTCTGGGCTACACCGTGGTCGACCCGGCCACGGTGGTGGCCACCCATCTTTCGCACCTGATCCGCGAGCACGCGCCGGAACTGCTTGGCCACGAGGAAGTGCAGCACCTGCTGGCCAACCTCGCCAAGAGCGCGCCCAAGCTCGTCGAAGATCTGACGCCGAAGGCGCTGCCGCTGTCGGCGGTGGTGCGCGTGCTGCAGAACCTGCTGGTCGAGCGCATTCCGATCCGCCAGCTGCGCAAGATCGCCGAAGCCCTGGTCGAACATGCCCCGCACAGCCAGGACCCGGCCACGCTGACCGCCGCTGTGCGCACCGCGCTGGGCCGCTTCATCGTGCAGGAGATCGCCGGAATGTCGGCGGAGCTGCCGGTGTTCACCCTCAACCCGCAATTGGAACGTGTCTTGCAGGAGTCCACGCAGGGCAACGGCGCCGCGCTGGAACCCGGACTCGCTGAGCGACTGCACCAGAGCCTGGCCGAATGTGTCAGCAAGCAGGAAGCCCGCAACGAGCCCGCGGTGGTGCTGGTACCAGGCCCGGTGCGCGCCGCGCTGGCCCGCCTGGTCCGCCACAGCGTTCCGTCGCTGTCGGTCCTGGCTTACAGCGAGGTGCCGGAGGACAAGCGCCTGAAGCTGGTCGGAACGATCAGCTGA
- the flhF gene encoding flagellar biosynthesis protein FlhF, translating to MKIKRFVAADMRSAMNLVRKEHGPDAVILSNRRIEEGIEIVAAANYDESAVQRALEASRRDVAPPPAPKPRTAADAVIAAVTRRRSSTPAPEPVAATTSAVAALARAAVGATGRTLDSADEIVPTRGSTGFAATLARAAVNESTLPEQIFAPFADAIVAPLPAAAAAVNRARFQIDPPLEDSAQLPAVSPPPLPVASQAAAAPEDEAPHAPVAVQPTEVAPAPLPTLAPAPALTLVADDAEIRHLRQEVAGMRQVIEREMNRFTDERLRGCPVRATALDLMDEYGFDAGIARDVAMQIPLETEAHRGRGLMLGLISRKLPIAPVDPMEEGGVIALVGPTGAGKTTTIAKLASRFAEAHAARDVALVTTDTMRIGAREQLYGYGRQLGIAVHEANSGTDLDQLLERLKDYKLVLIDTAGLGPRDRALAAQLQWLRAARQVRTLLVLPANTSFGDMDEVVRRFGAANLQGLVLSKLDETGRFGNALSVAVDHKLPITWVTDGQDVPDDLHRASAANLVLRLEDLRRAADMPCNPELNHAVA from the coding sequence ATGAAAATCAAACGATTCGTCGCCGCCGACATGCGCTCGGCCATGAACCTGGTGCGCAAGGAACATGGTCCTGACGCCGTGATCCTGTCCAACCGCCGGATCGAGGAAGGCATCGAGATCGTGGCCGCCGCCAACTACGATGAGAGCGCCGTGCAGCGCGCCCTGGAAGCGTCGCGTCGCGACGTGGCGCCGCCGCCCGCACCGAAGCCGCGTACCGCCGCCGACGCGGTGATCGCCGCGGTCACCCGCCGTCGCAGCAGCACCCCGGCACCGGAGCCGGTGGCAGCCACCACTTCCGCCGTCGCCGCCCTCGCCCGCGCTGCCGTCGGCGCGACCGGCCGCACCCTCGACAGCGCCGACGAAATCGTGCCGACCCGTGGCAGCACCGGTTTCGCCGCTACGCTGGCGCGTGCCGCCGTCAATGAATCGACGCTGCCGGAACAGATCTTCGCCCCGTTTGCCGACGCCATCGTTGCGCCCTTGCCGGCCGCAGCTGCCGCGGTGAACCGCGCCCGCTTCCAGATCGATCCACCGCTGGAAGACAGCGCGCAGCTGCCGGCAGTCTCGCCGCCGCCGCTGCCGGTTGCCAGCCAGGCCGCCGCAGCGCCCGAAGACGAAGCACCCCATGCGCCGGTTGCCGTGCAGCCGACGGAAGTTGCGCCGGCACCGCTGCCGACCCTGGCCCCGGCACCTGCTCTCACTCTGGTTGCCGACGACGCCGAGATCCGCCACCTGCGCCAGGAAGTGGCCGGCATGCGCCAGGTGATCGAGCGCGAAATGAACCGCTTCACCGATGAGCGCCTGCGCGGCTGCCCGGTGCGCGCAACCGCGCTGGACCTGATGGACGAGTACGGCTTCGACGCCGGCATCGCCCGCGACGTGGCCATGCAGATTCCGCTGGAAACCGAAGCGCATCGTGGCCGCGGCCTGATGCTGGGGCTGATCTCGCGCAAGCTGCCGATCGCCCCGGTCGATCCGATGGAGGAAGGCGGTGTGATCGCCCTGGTCGGCCCGACCGGCGCCGGCAAGACCACCACCATCGCCAAGCTGGCCTCGCGCTTCGCCGAAGCCCATGCCGCCCGCGATGTCGCCCTGGTCACCACCGATACGATGCGCATCGGCGCCCGTGAACAGCTGTACGGCTACGGCCGCCAGCTCGGCATCGCGGTGCACGAGGCCAACAGCGGCACCGACCTGGACCAGCTGCTGGAGCGATTGAAGGACTACAAGCTGGTGCTGATCGACACCGCCGGCCTCGGCCCGCGCGACCGTGCGCTGGCCGCCCAGCTGCAGTGGCTGCGCGCTGCCCGCCAGGTCCGCACCCTGCTGGTGCTGCCGGCCAACACCAGCTTCGGTGACATGGACGAGGTGGTGCGCCGCTTCGGCGCGGCCAACCTGCAGGGCCTGGTGCTGAGCAAGCTGGACGAGACCGGTCGCTTCGGCAACGCCCTGTCGGTGGCGGTGGACCACAAGCTGCCGATCACCTGGGTGACCGACGGCCAGGACGTCCCGGACGACCTGCACCGGGCCAGTGCAGCCAATCTTGTACTTCGCCTTGAAGATTTGCGCCGCGCGGCCGATATGCCCTGCAACCCGGAGTTGAACCATGCCGTCGCGTGA
- the cheY gene encoding chemotaxis response regulator CheY, with translation MNKNMRILIVDDFSTMRRIVKNLLGDLGFTNTAEAEDGHAALSLLQSQPFDFVVTDWNMPVMTGIELLKAIRADAKLKTLPVLMVTAEAKREQIIEAAQSGVNGYIIKPFTAQTLEEKLGKIFERLAASA, from the coding sequence TTGAACAAGAACATGCGCATCCTGATCGTCGACGATTTTTCGACCATGCGTCGTATCGTCAAGAACCTGCTGGGCGATCTGGGCTTCACCAACACCGCCGAAGCCGAGGACGGGCATGCCGCGCTGTCGTTGCTGCAGAGCCAGCCGTTCGACTTCGTGGTCACCGACTGGAACATGCCGGTGATGACCGGCATCGAACTGCTCAAGGCGATCCGTGCCGATGCCAAGCTGAAGACCCTGCCGGTGCTGATGGTGACCGCCGAAGCCAAGCGCGAGCAGATCATCGAGGCAGCGCAAAGCGGCGTGAACGGCTACATCATCAAGCCGTTCACCGCACAGACGCTGGAAGAGAAGCTCGGCAAGATCTTCGAACGCCTGGCGGCCAGCGCTTGA
- the fliR gene encoding flagellar biosynthetic protein FliR codes for MDAATQMAADGLNAFGMIGTVLWTMLRIGAVAMAMPMIGTRAVPGRVRVMLAGTLAIALAPLLPPVPDWTGFDAATVLTIARELAIGVAIGFMLRLVFEAGAMAGELVAQGTGLAFAQMSDPLRGGTSGVIGQWFYLLFGLLFFTANGHLALISLVVDSYRALPIGAPLPDPHAFFSIAPTFLLTVLRGALTLAIPLTVAMLAVNLAFGVLARAAPALNPIQLGLPVSLLLGLFLLTLLVGEMGPPVQRLFDAAFEAAGAVTR; via the coding sequence ATGGACGCCGCCACCCAGATGGCTGCCGACGGCCTGAATGCCTTCGGCATGATCGGCACCGTGCTGTGGACCATGCTGCGCATCGGCGCGGTGGCCATGGCGATGCCGATGATCGGTACCCGCGCCGTGCCCGGCCGGGTGCGGGTGATGCTGGCCGGCACCCTGGCCATTGCGTTGGCGCCCCTGCTGCCGCCGGTACCGGACTGGACCGGCTTCGACGCCGCCACCGTACTGACCATCGCGCGCGAGCTGGCGATCGGCGTGGCCATCGGTTTCATGCTGCGGCTGGTGTTCGAGGCGGGCGCGATGGCCGGCGAACTGGTCGCCCAGGGCACCGGCCTGGCGTTTGCGCAGATGAGCGACCCGCTGCGCGGCGGCACCTCCGGTGTCATCGGCCAATGGTTCTACCTGCTGTTCGGCCTGCTGTTCTTCACCGCCAACGGCCATCTGGCGCTGATCTCGCTGGTGGTGGACAGTTACCGCGCCCTGCCGATCGGTGCGCCCCTGCCCGACCCGCACGCCTTCTTCAGCATCGCCCCGACCTTCCTGCTGACCGTGCTGCGCGGGGCACTGACCCTGGCCATCCCGCTGACCGTGGCGATGCTGGCGGTGAACCTGGCCTTCGGCGTACTGGCCCGCGCCGCGCCGGCGCTGAATCCGATCCAGCTGGGCCTGCCGGTCTCGCTGCTGCTGGGCCTGTTCCTGCTGACCCTGCTGGTCGGTGAAATGGGCCCGCCGGTGCAGCGCCTGTTCGATGCCGCCTTCGAGGCTGCGGGTGCCGTGACCCGCTGA
- a CDS encoding MinD/ParA family ATP-binding protein, translating to MPSREYAKLTTTFPLTATRSEPLGPVRTIAVTGGKGGVGKTNVSANLAVALAGMGKRTLLLDADLGLANIDVILGLSPTNTLADLVAGRCSLDDVIIEGPNGVLVVPAASGRRHMAELAPAEHVGLVNVFSELERELDIMVVDTAAGITDGVLTFCQAAQDTVVVVCDEPASITDAYALIKVLSRERGVDRIQVVANMVRDPNEGRVLYEKLTRVCEKFLADVSLNYLGCVPQDDWLRLSVQRQQPVVKAYPSSPSALAITEIARRTARWQAPTEPRGGVEFFLERIIKQRGVAA from the coding sequence ATGCCGTCGCGTGAGTACGCCAAGCTGACCACCACCTTCCCGCTGACGGCGACCCGCAGCGAGCCGCTTGGCCCTGTGCGCACAATTGCCGTGACCGGCGGCAAGGGCGGCGTCGGCAAGACCAACGTGTCGGCCAACCTGGCCGTAGCGCTTGCCGGCATGGGTAAACGCACCCTGCTGCTGGACGCCGACCTCGGCCTGGCCAACATCGACGTGATCCTCGGCCTGAGCCCCACCAATACCCTGGCCGACCTGGTCGCTGGCCGTTGCAGCCTGGATGACGTGATCATCGAAGGCCCGAACGGCGTGCTGGTGGTCCCGGCCGCGTCCGGCCGCCGGCACATGGCCGAGCTGGCCCCGGCCGAGCATGTGGGCCTGGTCAACGTGTTCTCCGAACTGGAGCGCGAGCTGGACATCATGGTGGTGGACACCGCCGCCGGCATCACCGATGGCGTGCTGACCTTCTGCCAGGCCGCGCAGGACACCGTGGTGGTGGTCTGCGATGAACCGGCCTCGATCACCGACGCGTACGCACTGATCAAGGTGCTGTCGCGCGAACGTGGCGTGGACCGCATCCAGGTGGTGGCCAACATGGTGCGCGACCCCAACGAAGGCCGCGTGCTGTACGAGAAGCTGACCCGCGTCTGCGAGAAATTCCTCGCCGATGTCTCGCTGAACTACCTCGGCTGCGTGCCGCAGGACGATTGGCTGCGCCTGTCGGTGCAGCGCCAGCAGCCGGTGGTGAAGGCCTATCCGTCCAGCCCGTCGGCGCTGGCGATCACCGAGATCGCCCGCCGCACCGCCCGCTGGCAGGCACCGACCGAGCCGCGCGGTGGCGTCGAGTTCTTCCTCGAGCGCATCATCAAGCAGCGTGGGGTGGCCGCATGA